The nucleotide sequence AGCCTGGGGGCCGACCTGGCGGACTCCGAGGCCGTGGCCGAGCTGATCCGATCGGTGGACGAGAAGTTCGACGGCCTCGACGTGGTCATCGACGCCGCCTCGGCCGGCGAAGCGGCGGCCGGCGCCTCGGTGGTGGGCAGCTCGCTCGCCGAGTGGACGGACGCCTGGACCGGGGCCCTGACCGTCGACGTCCTGGGCGCGGCTACCGTCGCGCATGCTGCGGCGTCGGCCTTCGTGGCCCGCGGCGCAGGAGGGCGGATCATCCTGCTGGCGGCCAAGGGCCGACCTTTCACCGGCAGCCCGAACCCGGTGGTATCGGCCACCGAACAGGCGGTCGAGGCTCTGGGCTCAGCGCTGGCGGCCGAGTTGGCACCTCACGGGATCGGCGTCATCGTGGTCGGCTCCGGCTCCGGCTTCGTGTCCGGCTCCGGCGCGGCTGCCGCGGCCGGCTGGTCGCCCGCCGCGCTCGCCGAGACGGTGGCCTGGCTCGCCTCCGGCCCGGCGTCTGCGTTGCCGGGCGCGATCTTCAACATCGCCGGCTGACCGCGGGTGGGCTCCGGGGGCCGCACCTGCCAGCCCGCCGGAACTCCGTCCGCCGGCCCGGACAAAAACCGCCGGAAGCGCCGACAGACCAGTGCCGTCAGCACCGCGGTCGAGGCACCGGCCAGATCCACCCAGATGTGCAGTTCGACGGTGTCGGCGACCGCCTGATCGCTGCGGCCGAACGCCCGCCCCAGGGTGACGAGCACGAGCACCGCGTTGATCCCCCACGCCGCCCACCAGGCCATGACGAGCCGCGACAACCGCGGACGGATACCGGCCGGGCGAGCCTCGTCCGCGGCCAGCAGTCCATCGATCTCACCGGCCACCACCCCGAGCCCGTAGATGTTCCATCCCGGGATCACCAGCCGGGCCAGCACCGCGGCCGGCGGCCGGCTCGGCGCCATCGAGAGGCGTCTGGCCGCACCTGTGTGCAGCCGGACCAGTACGACCGCGACGACGCCGGCCGTCACCACGGCGACCACCAGGGCGGCCAGTGAGGTGCTCGTGACGAGTCGGTCGGACTCGTCGACGACCCTTACGGACAGCACCTCGGTCCGCCCGCGGAGCAGGAGCACATACCGCCAGATCTCCGCGCCGGCCGCCGCCGAGGTGGCGACGGCAGTGACGACCGAGAGCCAGAGTCCGGCCTGCAACAAACCGATCGGCCGGTCGCGCGAGGTGTCGGGCGCGGTGACCTTCGCCGCCCTCCACACGGCAGCCGGATAGCCCCATCTCGGCGGACTGGTCCCGTAGGACGGAGGTCCGAGGTAGGGCCCTCGTCGCGGGGGGGCGGTGGTGCGTCTTCCGGGGACGACGGCCGTGGGCGAATCCGCTCGCCAACGCTGGACCGGGAGAGCGGCCGAACAGTAGACGCAGGTCCGGACGCCGCGTGGCAGTGGCGGCTGGATCCGGTGGCACCGCTGGCAGCCGATCACCGGGGCGGAGCCCTGACCACCGGTCCCGGTCGGGCGTGGGGCCTGGAAGCCCGGCCCGTTCGGTGACCAGCGCGGCGTGCTCACGGTCCCGATCCGTCAGATCACTTCGGGAGTGGTGCCGGACTCGGCCACCAGCGGCAGACCGAGACCGGCCCAAACGGACATCCCGCCCGCGACGTTGACGGCCTCCCACCCGTTGGCGTCGAGGTACTGCGTCACCCGCTCGGAACGGCCACCGGAGCGGCAGATGACGTACAGCGGGGCCCCTTCCGGCACGTCCGCCAGGCGGCCGGTCAGCTCGCTCATCGGAACGTGGACGGCGTCCGGCGCGTGACCGGCCACCCACTCGTCGTTTTCCCGGACATCGAGCAGCACCCGCTCGGCGGGCAGCTCGCTGACGGTGATCTCCTGGTCGCTCACATCCTCCATCCTTGCATTCGGCGAACTCGACCGGGCCCGGCGTGGACGACCGGGCCCCACGTGGACGACCGGGCCCATTCGTATGAGCGTCGGGCTGCCTGTCTGACGCTCGAGCGTCAGACAAGCCGGGGACAGGTCGGACGGGCCGGCGGGAGTCATACGAGACGAGCAAGAACCCCTACTTGATCAGCCGGGACAGCCGGCGATCGGCCAGGAGCTTGCCGCCGGTCTGGCAGGTCGGGCAGTACTGGAACGACCGGTCGGCGAACGAGACCTCGGCCACCGTTCCCCCGCAGACCGGGCAGGGCAACCCCGTCCTGGCGTGCACCCGCAGGCCGGTCCGCTTCTCGCCCTTGAGCCGAGCGGCACCGGCCCCGACGGTCCGGGCGATCGCCGCCGAGAGCACCGAGACGATCGCCTCGTGCAGCGACGCCAGGGCCGTCTCGTTCAGCTTGCCGGCCGTCGCGAAGGGGGAAAGCTCTGCGGTGTGCAGGATCTCGTCGGAGTAGGCGTTTCCGATACCGGCCAGCACGGTCTGGTCGGTGAGCACGTTCTTGAGCCGGCCGGTCCGTCCGGCCAGCGCCGCGGTCAAGGTGTCCAGGGCCAGGCCCCTGCCGTCGCCGCCCATCGCGTCCGGGCCGAGCCGGGCAACTCCGGGCACCTGGAGCGGGTCCGTCACCACCGCGGCGGCCACCGACTTCTTCGTACCGGCCTCGGTGATGTCGAACCCGCCCCCGCCGGAGAAGCGCACCCGGAGCGCGATCGGGCCGCCCATCTTGGGCGGGGTGGCGGAGATCTTGTCGGACCAGCGCAACCAGCCGGCCCTGGCCAGGTGGACCACCAGGTGCAGCGCGGGTCCGTCCGGATCGCCGTCTGGAACCGTCACCAGGTCGAGGAACTTGCCGTATCGGTCACCGGCCGCCAGCACCCGGCCGACCAGGGCCGTGGCGGGCGGGTCATAGGTCGTCAGGACGTTGAGGGAGGCGACCGTGACGCCGACGATCTGCTGACCCCCGGCATGCTCGGCGACGAACCCGGCGAGCGCGCTGACCTCGGGGAGCTCGGGCATGCCCAGAGTCTGCCAGGGTTGCCCTCGCCTGACGATCCGGTGCCTGGCATTGTCGAAGCCATGCCGGAGTTGGACCTGGACGAGTCGACGGTCCTGCACGGCCGCGGGCTCGTGCTGCGCACCTGGCTGCCGGAGGATCTGGACGCCCTGCTGGAGGCCTGCCAGGATCCCGAGATCCAGCACTGGACCCCGCTTCCCAGCCCATACCTGCCCGAACACGCCGAACTGTTCCTCGACGCCTGCGCGCTGCGCTGGGTCCACGGATTGGCATCGTTCGCGATCCTGGACCGCGACGAGACCTGTCTGCTCGGGTCCATCGGATTCGTCGGCCTCCCCGAGGACGGGGTCGTGGAGGTCGGCTACTGGGTGGCGCCCTCGGCGAGGGGGCGGGGGGTGGCCACCGCCGCCACGGGGGTCATCTGCGACTGGGCCTTCGGAACGCTGGAGTTCAACCGGGTGGAATGGCAGGCCTACGTCGGCAACGAGGGGTCACGGCGGGTCGCCGAGCGCTGCGGGTTCACCTTCGAGGGCACCCTGCGCGGACGCGGCTACCAGCGCGGCGAGTACCGCGACATCTGGATCGCCGGGCTGCTCCGGAGCGACGGTCGACCTGACGTGCCGGACGCGACCGGTCACCAGTCGGCGGGCTCGTAGTCCTTGAGGAAGCACCCGTGAAGGTCGTTGCCGGCCTCGCCCTGGACGATCGGGTAGTACACCCGCGCGGCGCCGTCCACGAGGTCGAGCGGGGCATGGAAGCCCTCCTCCGCGAGGCGGACCTTGGTGAAGTGCGGCCGTTCGTCGGTGATCCAGCCGGTGTCGACCGCCGTCATCAGGATGCCGTCGCTCAGCATCTCGGCGGCACTGGTCCTGGTCAGCATGTTCAGTGCGGCCTTGGCCATGTTCGTGTGCGGGTGACCGGCCCCCTTGTAGCCGCGGCTGAAGATCCCCTCCATCGCCGAGACGTTGACGACGTACTTC is from Nakamurella sp. PAMC28650 and encodes:
- a CDS encoding DUF4328 domain-containing protein, coding for MSTPRWSPNGPGFQAPRPTGTGGQGSAPVIGCQRCHRIQPPLPRGVRTCVYCSAALPVQRWRADSPTAVVPGRRTTAPPRRGPYLGPPSYGTSPPRWGYPAAVWRAAKVTAPDTSRDRPIGLLQAGLWLSVVTAVATSAAAGAEIWRYVLLLRGRTEVLSVRVVDESDRLVTSTSLAALVVAVVTAGVVAVVLVRLHTGAARRLSMAPSRPPAAVLARLVIPGWNIYGLGVVAGEIDGLLAADEARPAGIRPRLSRLVMAWWAAWGINAVLVLVTLGRAFGRSDQAVADTVELHIWVDLAGASTAVLTALVCRRFRRFLSGPADGVPAGWQVRPPEPTRGQPAMLKIAPGNADAGPEASQATVSASAAGDQPAAAAAPEPDTKPEPEPTTMTPIP
- a CDS encoding rhodanese-like domain-containing protein, which gives rise to MEDVSDQEITVSELPAERVLLDVRENDEWVAGHAPDAVHVPMSELTGRLADVPEGAPLYVICRSGGRSERVTQYLDANGWEAVNVAGGMSVWAGLGLPLVAESGTTPEVI
- a CDS encoding Fpg/Nei family DNA glycosylase → MPELPEVSALAGFVAEHAGGQQIVGVTVASLNVLTTYDPPATALVGRVLAAGDRYGKFLDLVTVPDGDPDGPALHLVVHLARAGWLRWSDKISATPPKMGGPIALRVRFSGGGGFDITEAGTKKSVAAAVVTDPLQVPGVARLGPDAMGGDGRGLALDTLTAALAGRTGRLKNVLTDQTVLAGIGNAYSDEILHTAELSPFATAGKLNETALASLHEAIVSVLSAAIARTVGAGAARLKGEKRTGLRVHARTGLPCPVCGGTVAEVSFADRSFQYCPTCQTGGKLLADRRLSRLIK
- a CDS encoding GNAT family N-acetyltransferase; its protein translation is MPELDLDESTVLHGRGLVLRTWLPEDLDALLEACQDPEIQHWTPLPSPYLPEHAELFLDACALRWVHGLASFAILDRDETCLLGSIGFVGLPEDGVVEVGYWVAPSARGRGVATAATGVICDWAFGTLEFNRVEWQAYVGNEGSRRVAERCGFTFEGTLRGRGYQRGEYRDIWIAGLLRSDGRPDVPDATGHQSAGS